CTGAGATACAGAGGTGTCAGTAGATCCATAACTAAACGGAGCAACTTCAGAGCATATCACAACAGGTTGCAGGCCTCCTGAATTAGCAACTTGTGCGGGCATGGTACTGCAAAATGTTTTGGGAACAGGATTTACAGACTGAGTTGTGTACGTAAGATACGATGATACAACTTGAGGCTTGACTTGAGCATGTGAAACAGGTGGTTGATGTTGCATTACCAGTTGCTGAAATTGCTGATCTGATTGAGGGGGTAACAGCTGCTTGAATTGAGAAGATGGTGGAGATTGATTCTGGTTTACTATCAGAGTCTGTGTTTGTGTTGCTTGAATGGGGACGTCTTGCAACTGGGATCTATGCAGAACATTCTGTAGATCAGGTTGTGCAGGTAGCCCATCTTTATACTGCGGCAAAGATTGATGCACATAATAGTATTTGCCAGCCTCATCAACTACAATTTGCCCTTGGTGGATGCTAGGAGTGGCAGGTGCTTGATGCAGCATCAGTAGTTCTTTATATGGTGGGACTTGCTGAGAAGCTCCTGCGGGAGAAGGAGCCTGAGGTGGAACAAGAGCTAGGTGTAGGTTTGCAGTATGTGATTTATCATCCTGACATTTTGGGTCCAACACTGGTTGGACAATAGCATTTTCACTCTTCTGCATAGTTTCATTCTGCAAAATTTGAAGCTTTGCCAATTCCTTTTGAGTTTCAGCAAGCTCTTGCTTGTCTCTCAGAATATAGACAGACCTATGGATCTGATGTAGCAAATGTAATTACATTCTAGAGGAACAAATCATATCATATATGCATATAAAGAACAACTCCTACTTCCCAACTTAAGACTTTTTAAATATCACATAAACCAATTGAAAGTGCAGATTAGACTTTGAAATAGCATAATGTCAATATGTACATTATCAATATATCATCAATTATAGCATGGCATACACCACTTGATTGAGTTCTTTCATCATTGAAGGCATTCATACAAAATAAACATAAGTTCATTTGCATGAATACTAATAAAACTCAAATGGGAAAATTCCATTTTAgtaaatctattacttttttgcCTTTTTGGTTGCTGGGCAATGCCAATTTAATTGAACCATCCAACTATTTTCAATTGAACAAAACCAGTGCCATTCCAATATTATAGCAGCGACAGAACATAGCatgaaagggaaagaaaaaaaaaaaaatatatatatatatatataaaagcattTTAGCTTTTGCATGCTAGTACAATTTGGAATCTAGAAAAGGAAATGAATGCAACTTGCATAGGATTgcttctagatttttataagtttgGAAATCTTCACATTTTAAgcttcttttattttcaattaaaaatGGTTTCATTGGATTCAAGTGTATTTTTTTTCCACTTCCTATACCCTAACCCCTAAACCATAAGCTCACGGATAGGGCGCGTCCtatcaaaatcatatatatatatatatatatatagagagagagagagagagagagagagaaggtacTTGAAAATCTTCTTTAGAGCAAACTCTAGAAACAAATTACAGTAACTATCTTGTTCAGGAAACATTGCTctgaaaattagaaaataaaatccaTCCAGCACTTCCAATGCTCATGGTTTGCAAATCTCCATCCAAAACATATCTAGTTTAATTATTTGTGTTTAAATCTTATTATTTTACAAATAGTCAAATACTCCTGGTTGGGCAAGCAAACTGCATTGAATTGACCAAAGTCAAAATGAGGACTAACTTAATTAAACAAGGATGGAAATATTCAAACACACCTCTGTATTGAGACCATATTAAATTCAATTTTACAACCACTCATCCAAAAACCTAAAGATATTAGAGAACCAATCATTATTTGCACAACCTTAAACAAGGGAGTTGATTTTAGTATGCAAGTAACAAGAAACCAAGAACAGGGACTTGCATTGTTAAATTATCGATTTAAAGTTTAAATAGCAACTTTCATTTTTATAGTTTTTGATTTAGTTGGGTACAAGGAAATGATGTAAGACCAACAAATATCATATGGGATCAGCATGCGACCTACCTCTTGAATATGCTTCTCCACAGACTTGAACTTCGAATCATTATCACTTCGGTCCTGGATGAAATCAGTTCGAAATTCACCGACTGACCGTTCAAGTTTATAGCAATGTATCTCCAGTTGTGCCAAACGGCCACTGATACCCTCAAGAAAAAGAAGTACTTCATCAACATATTTCTTCACGCATTTCTCGACGCAACATATCATGCTCTCCTTAGAATAATCTTCTTGTTCATGGATACTAAATAATGACCTGCCCATTTCATTATCACTTGTTTCCTGCGGGCAGAAACATAAAAAGGCTGGAAACTATAAGATAAATGACAACATATTTATATTATGTCTTAAGCAAAGATATTTAAACGAAAAGTAAGGTCAACATAGAGATCAAAAATTCAAGCTGATAACTGCTTCATTCAACATTGACTTTTGAGTGAATCTAACACGATAAACGACAGTACTGAAGCAAACAGATCACGCTATAGCCAACCATGATAAAATAAACACAGTTCCAAAATTGTCGTCAAAGAGACGCAAAAGATGAAACATGATATTAGggagaaaataaataaatcaaaaaccCTAATTCCCAGCGCTATATCTACATATGACGTTGAAAGAATCATCTTACGAGATACACAGAACTACTAATCTCAAGTAATCTGCAACTAAACCATGAAATTTTCCCGCGAATACCTACAACCAACAAAAGGGAAGAATACCCGAGGATCTGTTCGATTGACGACTGAAGGATCGCGGGCGTCGCGATAGTCATAGGAGCCGAAAACATCATCAGCACCAAAATCGAACGACCTGGAGAGTGAGGCGGTTCGGCTAGAGGATCCACCCGACGCCATGGGAGCTGAGACGATGGTTGCAAACCTTCGATCGAAAAGCAGAGGGCGGCGACTGAAGTAAGCGGAAAGGAGCGTGGGGATTGTTTAACGAGAGAAGTTGTTCCGCAAGGACATCTGACACCAACACGTGTGACGATATTtcgttatttctttttgtttgtttattcgATCCTCTGAGACTGGGCGGTGCAATGGATAAGGATTGGAATAatataatacaaataaaatattaaattctaCTACAAATATAGGAGGCCCGTTACTATGAGGCTAGTTAAGGTTTTATGAACGGGCTGGGCTGGGCTGGGCTGGGCTGGGCCCAAATTTGCTATGCAGATGGAGGGCGAGTGCAGGTAGGGGAGAGAATGGAATTGGAATTGGCATTGGCATTGGCATTGGCATTGGAGGAGATAGACACCTGCCGCTATATTCTCTTCTCTGGTCTCTGCCCACTCACATGCGTCATGGGCCCTGTGCCTGGAGCTAAACGCAGATGGAGCATATCCTACACTTCCTAGTCCGACTTCTCGCTCTAAGGTTACCTTGTGGCCAACGGTTTCAAGTAGGCTCTCTCTGACTCCATTATATTCTGGCAACTGCACGGGTTGATATGCCACTGTTCACGTACGTGTCAAGTTAGCTGCTGCTGCAGCGGGCACGCAGTGAGATCAGATATGCTGACTGGTTTGAAGCAAATTAGTCAGCCAGATGGAATCACGAGAAGCATGGTCCGTTGGCACATGCAGCTAGCAGTGCAGTGGCTTATATATGCTTGCAACTCAGTTGCAGAGAGCCGGCGAGAGGCACACATATATAATATATTGGTCCGGATGCACGCGAAGAGTGTTTTCGTTCATTTTGATCGGCAGTTACCTTTAAAGATGTACTGATGAACACTTTTAGAAGGTATATGAATTAAGATTCGGAGGATTGAGTTTTACATCCAAGCTAAAATTTTAGAACATTTTAATTACCCCATAATACTTCTAACTTTGCATGTCTTTTGAGAAATGGAACTCTTCTCAAATTTAACCAGAAAGAAAGATAAAAGTGATATATATGATACGGTAGGGTGTCAGTCAACAAGGGATAATACGAAATTGATGGTTAAGATTAAGTATCAGTTAAAGACTTAAAGTGAAGGTGAAATAGTGGTTAAAGTAAGGTTGTATGTCTCCAGATGAATCACCTCTAATGAGCGAGACCCTTAATATATATTTGGACGGACTTAATCTGATCAGAGTCATGGGGTGCAGCTCCTTATATTTTATGAGCATTACTCTCAGCATAAATTTGGACGAACCAAAAATCGATCGGATATACAAGACTCAACGCCTCATTCAACACTTTTCGTTCTTCATACAAGCAAAACTCttggtgatccggcggtaagaatgggaggcccacagatggggtcccgtccgagcagaatcagagattacccagccaaggtttgggtttccgacgccaaagtaGAACCGAAGCCGAGTGCCCGAGCGGAGGTGTTCGCTTGACCGAGGacagagtggccgagcggaggtgtccgctcggccggaatcgtggcgagggaacagtgattagccgagcggcctattcgctcggctcgggatatggtatgtcagcaaaggcatgatgattagactgtacgcaagatggcactattaaaggccccaccatcacgtcacggaaaggttgatacagtagcagtatggtcttatggatgcccttctgacaggcccacacctaggcatggtcgaaagcaggtgattgcttcgattggtgtgcccagactccttcgagaggtctatataaggcctccacttcttcaatcGGGGGTACgcaagtctacattttctaagccactttcttattccttcgcctgacttgagcgtcggagggtcgtcgccgggaaccccccggcccgacttctttgcaggttcgccggagcgccgtcCAACCGGCCGAAGGTCTACGTCAGTGAcaaggagagcaccacgtgcccagcgtctgttggttcagcgattcggacaggatcaatttggcgccgtctgtgggaacgctcctgcatccgatcggaagcaatggatgaggctggaggACCGCATATGGTGCCGCCCTCTCAAGAGGAGTTGGACGCTCTGATTAAGGCAAGGGCAACAAAGATAGTGTAACAACAGCGACAGAAGGCGCAAGTCGAGCGAGCGCCGCAACAAGCAACATCAACCTCGGCCGGTCGGCCTATACTGGCGGACCGACTGGAGCCTATCTCTACTGGAGGCTTCCCtagagccttattccggatgccTCTAGAAAATGCGCTCGCTCGTATCGAACGTGGATCTTCTTCCGACAAAGCTCCCATTCAAGATAACAGGAAGGGAAAGGTGCGCTAATATAATTTACTCGTGTAGTTGTGCAATTGAAATATAAGAGTAAGAATCAGGAAATCGGCAAGGCCGCAAGCATccggtaaattatccgagccgagcgttcgaggaacgaaggcctccgagccgatcggccgggaggttaatatccgagccaagcgctcgatggacgaaggcccccgagccgttcggccgggaggtttatatccgagccaccggctcgaagacgaaggcccccgagccgttcggccgggaggtttatatccgagccaccggctcgagagcgaaggcccccgagccgatcggccgggaggttaatatccgagctgggagctcgagaaCGAAGgtcccgtgccgttcggccggaggtaaattatccgagccaagcgctcgacgaacgaaggccccgtgccgttcggccggaggtaaattatccgagtcaAGCGCTCGAtggacgaaggcccccgagccgttcggccggaggtaaattatccgagccaagcgctcgatggacgaaggcccccgagccgttcagccgggaggtttatatccgagccaagcgctcgatggacgaaggcccccgacccgttcggccgggaggtttatatccgagccaagcgctcgatggacgaaggccccgtgccgttcgaccggaggtaaattatccgagccaagcgctcgatggacgaaggcccccgagccgttcggccgggaggtttatatccgagccaccggctcgaggacgaaggcctccgagccgatcggccgggaggttaaTATCCGAGTCAAGCGCTCAAtggacgaaggcccccgagccgttcggccgggaggtttatatccgagccaccggctcgaggacgaaggcctctgagccgatcggccgggaggttaatatccgagccaagcgctcgatggacgaaggcccccgagctgttcggccgggaggtttatatccgagccaccggctcgatggaCGAAGGCcccatgccgttcggccggaggtaaattatccgagccaagcgctcgatggacgaaggcccccgagccgttcggccgggaggtttatatccgagccaagcgctcgatggacgaaggccccgtgccgttcggccggaggtaaatcatccgagccaagcactcgatggacgaaggcccccgagcagttcggccgggaggtttatatccgagccaccggctcgaggacgaaggcctccgagccgatcggccgggaggttaatatccgagccaagcgctcgatggacgaaggcccccgagccgttcggccgggaggttaatatccgagccaagcgctcgatggacgaaggcccccgagccgttcggccgggaggtttatatccgagccaccggctcgaagacgaaggcccccgagccgttcggccgggaggtttatatccgagccaccggctcgaggacgaaggcccccgagccgttcggccgggaggtttatatccgagccatcggctcgagaacgaaggccccgtgccttTTGGCCGGAGGTAAActatctgagccaagcgctcgatgaacgaaggcccccgagccgttcggctgggaggtttatatccgagccaccggctcgatggacgaaggccccgtgccgttcggccggaggtaaattatccgagccaagtgctcgatggacgaaggcccccgagccgttcggccgggaggtttatatccgagccaagcgctcgatggacgaaggcccccgagccgttcggccgggaggtttatatccgagccatcggctcgagaacgaaggccccgtgccgtttgGTCGGAGGTAAActatctgagccaagcgctcgatgaacgaaggcccccgagccgatcggccgggaggtttatatattTAAAGACTCATAAGCGAATGACCTGTATTGTTCGAGCGCGGGATACGAGGGCCAAGGCCGCtcggcctggtaaggagttagcctcggaaggccgacgagccccgtcgttaaaaatcgagagccgcgccgaccggctataaacacccgcgccgacgagctccgtcgttaaagatcgagagccgcgccgaccggctataaatatccgcgccgacgagctccgtcgttaaagatcgagagccgcgccgaccggctataaatatccgcgtcgtcgacgagctccgtcgttaaagatcgagagccgcgccgaccggctataaatatccgcgccgacgagctccgtcgttaaagatcgagagccgcgccgaccggctataaatatccgcgccgacgagctccgtcgttaaagatcgagagccgcgccgaccggctataaatatccgtgccgacgagcttcgccgttaaagatcgagagccgcgccgaccagctataaatatccgtgccgacgagctccgtcgttaaagatcgagagccgcgccgaccggctataaatatccgcgccgacgagctctgtcgttaaagatcgagagccgcgtcgaccggctataaatatcagtgccgacgagctccgtcgttaaagatcgagagccgcgccgaccggctataaatatccgcgccgacgagctccgtcgttaaagatcgagagccgccccgATCGATCTGCGCcgatgagctccgtcgttaaagatcgagagcccgcCGACCGGTtatgccgacgagctccgtcgttaaagatcgagagccgcgccgaccggctataaatatccgcaccgacgagctccgtcgttaaagatcgagagccgcgccgaccggctataaatatccgcgccgacgagctccgtcattaaagatcgagagccgcgtcgaccggctataaatatacgcgccgacgagctccgtcgttaaagatcgagagccgtgccgaccgactataaacacccgcgccgacgagctccgtcgttaaatatcgagagacgagccggccgagctccgtcgttaaatatcgagagacgagccggcgtctataaacagtCCGAGCGGAaccccgacgagctccgtcgttaaagatcgagagccgcgccgaccggctataaatatccgcgccgacgagctccgtcgttaaagatcgagagccgcgccgaccggatatttaacgagccggcatctataaacgtccaagcggaaagtcgacgagccccgtcgttaaaaatcgagagtcgcgccgaccggctataaatatccgcaccgtcgagctccgacgttaaatatcgagagacgagccagcgtctataaacgtccgagcggaaagtcgacgagccccgtcgttaaaaatcgagagccgcgccgatcggctataaatatccacgccgtcgagctccgacgttaaatatcgagagacgagccggcgtctataaacgtccgagcggaaagccgactagccccgtcgttaaaaatcgagagccgcgccgatcggctaaaTTTGGCATGAGGGTCTAACGGCTCAATGGATATCAgcagcagcgataaggcgacgaccacctgctcggacacacagtccagtcagtcggactcactgcctcctttgactagacttgaaggggaggcaagtgatccggcggtaagaatgggagacccacagatggggtcccgtccgagcggaaccagagattacccagccaaggtttgggtttccgacgccaaagcagaaccGAAGCCGAGTGCCCGAGCGGAGGTGTTCGCTTGACCGAGGacagagtggccgagcggaggtgtccgctcggccggaatcgtggcgagggaacagtgattagccgagcggcctattcgctcggctcgggatatggtatgtcagcaaaggcatgatgattagactgtacgcaagatggcactattaaaggccccaccatcacgtcacggaaaggttgatacagtagcagtatggtcttatggatgcccttctgacaggcccacacctaagcatggtcgaaagcaggtgattgcttcgattggtgtgcccagactccttcgagaggtctatataaggcctccacttcttcaaccgggggtacgcaagtctacattttctaagccactttcttattccttcgcctgacttgagcgtcggagggtcgtcgccgggaaccccccggcccgacttctttgcaggttcgccggagtgcCGTCCAACCGGCCGAAGGTCTACGTCAGTGAcaaggagagcaccacgtgcccagcgtctgttggttcagcgattcggacaggatcacttggCATTAACCTAGGCA
The genomic region above belongs to Zingiber officinale cultivar Zhangliang chromosome 11A, Zo_v1.1, whole genome shotgun sequence and contains:
- the LOC122032281 gene encoding uncharacterized protein LOC122032281, encoding MASGGSSSRTASLSRSFDFGADDVFGSYDYRDARDPSVVNRTDPRETSDNEMGRSLFSIHEQEDYSKESMICCVEKCVKKYVDEVLLFLEGISGRLAQLEIHCYKLERSVGEFRTDFIQDRSDNDSKFKSVEKHIQEIHRSVYILRDKQELAETQKELAKLQILQNETMQKSENAIVQPVLDPKCQDDKSHTANLHLALVPPQAPSPAGASQQVPPYKELLMLHQAPATPSIHQGQIVVDEAGKYYYVHQSLPQYKDGLPAQPDLQNVLHRSQLQDVPIQATQTQTLIVNQNQSPPSSQFKQLLPPQSDQQFQQLVMQHQPPVSHAQVKPQVVSSYLTYTTQSVNPVPKTFCSTMPAQVANSGGLQPVVICSEVAPFSYGSTDTSVSQPPTNHHATKSKQHSICRSSLEPDLSKGSYMSSTGAMYSPIQYNLQAYNPAYNYSLSNLQPSAGNQQRPSSADLHRDPQLMQNHPYGEILEKAVAMGYDRNMALSNVQWMVENGQAVDFNSLINRLNRQVAGASARAW